A genomic window from Pseudonocardia broussonetiae includes:
- the treY gene encoding malto-oligosyltrehalose synthase, which translates to MAPSSTYRLQFSKDTTFDDAVGLVPYLDALGVGALYASPLLESGAGSNHGYDVVDPTRVSAERGGEEGRRRLVDAVRAAGLGFVLDIVPNHVGVENAKANPWWWDVLRLGRESEHAGTFDIDWDAGPILLPILGDDSVDDLTDVDGELRYYEHAFPIAPGTGEGTPQEVHERQHYRLVHWKRGAAELTYRRFFDVSTLAAVRVEVPEIFEKTHREVLRWVEAGDVDGIRVDHPDGLAEPGTYMRLLRAAIGPDRWLLVEKILGVGEDLPASWPVDGTSGYEALREVQGLFVDPDGAGLLTQLAAEHTGGKQSLHAAEHDARREVAGTILAAEVRRIAATAARAWQTGPEPRFALTSVEDAVAELLCGFPVYRSYLPEGRDALDTAVSVARTHRPDLAEVLEAIRTTMLAEPGAELATRVQQTSGMVMAKGVEDTAFYRWNRFVALNEVGGDPARFGVSPREFHTALAVREASWPATMTTLSTHDAKRSEDVRARLAVLAEIPGEWADRFRRWSAAHPLPDRSLDLLAWQNLVGAWPISVERMAAYLGKASKEAKLVTSHVEAVAEVDEAVAAWPAAVMGDAALVAEIEEFVGRISGPGRVNSLGQKLLQIAAPGVPDVYQGTELFEYSLVDPDNRRPIDWDVRRDLLARLDGGWLPDVDAEGAAKLLVTIAALRLRRRRPGLFDGYRTVPAQGPAAGHAVAFSRSSSLVAVATRLPVGLAERGGWGDTVLPLPDAATDWHDVVSGTAVDGSAPALGTLLARYPVALLVRPE; encoded by the coding sequence GTGGCCCCGTCGTCCACCTACCGGCTGCAGTTCTCGAAGGACACCACCTTCGACGATGCCGTCGGCCTGGTCCCCTACCTCGACGCCCTCGGCGTCGGAGCCCTCTACGCCTCCCCGCTGCTGGAGTCCGGCGCGGGCTCGAACCACGGCTACGACGTCGTCGACCCGACCCGCGTCTCGGCCGAGCGCGGCGGCGAGGAGGGCAGGCGACGGCTCGTCGACGCCGTGCGCGCGGCCGGCCTCGGGTTCGTCCTGGACATCGTGCCCAACCACGTGGGAGTGGAGAACGCGAAGGCCAACCCGTGGTGGTGGGACGTGCTGCGGCTGGGCCGGGAGTCCGAGCACGCCGGAACGTTCGACATCGACTGGGACGCGGGCCCGATCCTGCTCCCGATCCTGGGCGACGACTCGGTCGACGACCTCACCGACGTCGACGGCGAGCTGCGCTACTACGAGCACGCCTTCCCGATCGCCCCCGGCACGGGCGAGGGCACCCCGCAGGAGGTGCACGAGCGCCAGCACTACCGGCTCGTGCACTGGAAGCGCGGCGCCGCCGAGCTCACCTACCGCCGCTTCTTCGACGTCTCCACGCTCGCCGCCGTGCGCGTCGAGGTCCCGGAGATCTTCGAGAAGACCCACCGCGAGGTGCTGCGCTGGGTCGAGGCGGGCGACGTCGACGGCATCCGCGTCGACCACCCCGACGGCCTGGCCGAACCCGGCACCTACATGCGGCTCCTGCGCGCGGCCATCGGGCCCGACCGGTGGCTGCTGGTCGAGAAGATCCTCGGCGTCGGCGAGGACCTGCCGGCGTCCTGGCCGGTCGACGGCACCTCCGGCTACGAGGCGCTGCGCGAGGTGCAGGGGCTGTTCGTCGACCCCGACGGCGCCGGCCTGCTCACCCAGCTCGCCGCCGAGCACACCGGCGGGAAGCAGAGCCTGCACGCCGCCGAGCACGACGCCCGCCGCGAGGTGGCCGGCACGATCCTGGCCGCCGAGGTGCGCCGGATCGCGGCGACCGCCGCCCGTGCGTGGCAAACCGGGCCAGAGCCACGTTTTGCGCTCACGAGCGTCGAAGACGCCGTCGCCGAGCTGCTCTGCGGGTTCCCGGTCTACCGCTCCTACCTGCCCGAGGGCCGCGACGCGCTCGACACCGCCGTCTCGGTGGCCCGCACGCACCGCCCCGACCTGGCCGAGGTCCTGGAGGCGATCCGCACCACGATGCTCGCCGAGCCGGGCGCCGAGCTCGCCACCCGCGTCCAGCAGACCTCCGGCATGGTCATGGCCAAGGGCGTCGAGGACACCGCGTTCTACCGCTGGAACCGGTTCGTCGCGCTCAACGAGGTCGGCGGCGACCCGGCCCGCTTCGGGGTCTCCCCCCGCGAGTTCCACACCGCGCTCGCCGTCCGCGAGGCCTCCTGGCCCGCCACGATGACCACCCTGTCGACGCACGACGCCAAGCGCTCCGAGGACGTCCGCGCGCGCCTGGCCGTGCTCGCCGAGATCCCCGGCGAGTGGGCCGACAGGTTCCGCCGCTGGTCCGCGGCCCACCCGCTGCCCGACCGCTCGCTGGACCTGCTGGCCTGGCAGAACCTGGTCGGCGCCTGGCCCATCTCGGTCGAGCGGATGGCGGCCTACCTGGGCAAGGCGTCGAAGGAGGCCAAGCTCGTCACCAGCCACGTCGAGGCCGTCGCCGAGGTCGACGAGGCGGTCGCCGCGTGGCCCGCGGCCGTGATGGGCGACGCCGCGCTCGTCGCCGAGATCGAGGAGTTCGTCGGGCGGATCTCCGGGCCGGGCCGGGTCAACTCGCTGGGGCAGAAGCTGCTGCAGATCGCCGCGCCCGGCGTGCCGGACGTGTACCAGGGCACGGAGCTGTTCGAGTACTCGCTCGTCGACCCCGACAACCGCCGCCCGATCGACTGGGACGTGCGCCGGGACCTGCTGGCCCGGCTCGACGGGGGCTGGCTGCCCGACGTCGACGCCGAGGGGGCGGCGAAGCTGCTCGTGACGATCGCCGCGCTGCGGCTGCGGCGCCGTCGCCCCGGGCTGTTCGACGGCTACCGCACCGTGCCCGCGCAGGGTCCCGCCGCCGGGCACGCGGTCGCGTTCTCGCGCTCGTCGTCGCTGGTGGCCGTGGCGACGCGGCTGCCGGTCGGGCTCGCCGAGCGCGGCGGCTGGGGCGACACCGTCCTCCCGCTGCCCGACGCGGCCACCGACTGGCACGACGTCGTCAGCGGCACCGCCGTCGACGGCTCGGCACCCGCGCTGGGCACGCT